The Candidatus Nanosynbacter lyticus genome window below encodes:
- a CDS encoding Mur ligase domain-containing protein, with protein sequence MRIYFSGIGGVAIGPLAEMAISAGHEVCGSDRAAGLMTEALRRAGITVSFDQSGEFLRSEHQREPFDWFVYTAALPADHPELALARQLGIRTSKRDELLAQIIADKQLKLIAVTGTHGKTTTTGMLVWTLQQLGVPVSYLVGSTLSFGPSGRFDPASQFLVYECDEFDRNFLHFSPWLSLITSVDYDHPDTFPTPDDYRAAFRQFGEQSTQVITWREDAEVFTPANVTVLEQTDPQMTLAGEHNRRNGTLAARAVMLVREAAALKIEAEAIIAALNAFPGTGRRFEKLADNLYTDYGHHPSEIAATLQLAHELNDRVVLVYQPHQNIRQHEVRERYTDEIFAHASEIYWLPTYLTREDPSLPVLTPEELTRQFTTDKVHIAQLDEVLWQVIEQQRARGALVLGMGAGTIDGWLREQLGRSA encoded by the coding sequence ATGAGAATTTATTTTTCGGGAATTGGTGGCGTGGCGATCGGGCCACTAGCAGAAATGGCCATCAGCGCTGGGCACGAGGTCTGTGGCTCTGACCGAGCGGCCGGCTTGATGACGGAGGCGCTCAGGCGAGCCGGCATCACGGTGTCGTTTGATCAGTCAGGCGAGTTTTTACGTAGCGAACATCAGCGGGAGCCCTTTGACTGGTTTGTCTATACGGCGGCCCTGCCAGCGGATCATCCAGAGTTGGCACTGGCCAGGCAGCTGGGGATTCGCACCAGCAAGCGTGATGAGCTCCTCGCTCAGATTATCGCTGACAAGCAGCTCAAGCTCATCGCCGTCACCGGTACGCACGGCAAGACGACGACGACTGGCATGCTGGTGTGGACGTTGCAGCAACTCGGCGTGCCGGTGAGCTACCTGGTTGGCTCGACGCTTAGTTTTGGCCCAAGCGGTCGGTTTGATCCGGCCAGTCAGTTTTTGGTGTATGAATGCGATGAATTTGACCGCAATTTCCTCCACTTTTCGCCGTGGCTAAGCCTCATCACCTCAGTTGATTATGACCATCCCGACACCTTTCCGACGCCAGATGATTACCGAGCGGCGTTTCGGCAATTTGGCGAGCAGTCGACGCAGGTGATCACGTGGCGAGAGGATGCGGAGGTATTTACTCCAGCCAATGTAACGGTACTTGAACAGACTGATCCACAAATGACGCTGGCTGGCGAACACAACCGGCGTAACGGCACGCTGGCAGCACGGGCGGTAATGCTGGTGCGAGAGGCGGCTGCCCTTAAGATTGAGGCTGAGGCGATTATCGCGGCGCTCAATGCCTTTCCGGGCACCGGCCGGCGCTTTGAAAAACTGGCCGACAATCTCTACACCGACTATGGCCACCATCCGTCGGAGATTGCCGCCACGTTGCAGCTGGCTCATGAACTAAATGACCGCGTGGTGCTCGTCTACCAGCCGCACCAAAATATTCGCCAGCACGAGGTTCGTGAACGCTACACTGATGAGATTTTTGCACATGCCAGCGAGATATATTGGCTGCCGACGTACTTGACCCGCGAAGACCCAAGCCTGCCGGTGCTCACGCCGGAGGAATTAACGCGCCAATTCACGACGGACAAGGTGCATATCGCGCAGTTGGATGAGGTGCTGTGGCAGGTAATTGAGCAGCAGCGAGCACGCGGTGCGCTGGTACTCGGTATGGGTGCCGGAACAATCGACGGATGGCTGCGCGAGCAGTTAGGCCGCAGCGCTTGA
- a CDS encoding CBS domain-containing protein, protein MSDILLGILYVVVLILLVMVMGVHPQASSHSKFELQRRARRGDQDAQHLLKRHALMRDIFSLQRVIAAVLLVTLSVIGVELFHWLLGIIISLVIALEIGAVARISLWQQYSQRLYERYEGRILVLIEKFPTLFAMIRSVAPMPNDGYDIESKEELVTMVEQAGEALSRDEKKMVIGVLSFDTVPVKEVMTPRSVIDTVDQDEVLGPLVLDALHKTGHSRFPVTKGDIDHVVGVLYIQDLLTINRSSTSKRARTVMEKKVYYIREDQTLQHALAAFLRVRHHLFIVVNEFRETVGIVSLEDVIERMLGHKIIDEFDAHEDLRRVAQRNPRHNNRTKHARDVA, encoded by the coding sequence ATGAGCGATATTTTGCTAGGAATCCTGTATGTGGTGGTGCTGATATTGCTCGTAATGGTCATGGGCGTCCATCCGCAGGCCTCGTCACACAGTAAGTTCGAGCTGCAGCGGCGAGCACGTCGTGGTGATCAGGATGCGCAGCATCTGTTAAAGCGGCATGCGCTGATGCGGGATATTTTCTCATTGCAGCGGGTGATCGCAGCGGTGCTGCTGGTGACACTCAGTGTCATCGGTGTGGAGTTGTTTCATTGGCTACTGGGTATTATTATCTCGCTAGTGATCGCATTGGAGATAGGAGCAGTGGCGCGGATTTCATTATGGCAGCAATATTCTCAGCGGCTTTACGAGCGGTATGAGGGGCGAATTTTGGTGCTGATCGAGAAGTTTCCGACGTTATTTGCGATGATTCGCTCGGTGGCGCCAATGCCCAATGACGGCTATGATATTGAGTCGAAAGAAGAGCTCGTCACTATGGTCGAGCAGGCAGGTGAGGCGCTCAGTCGGGATGAGAAAAAGATGGTCATCGGCGTGCTGTCGTTTGATACGGTGCCGGTCAAGGAAGTGATGACGCCGCGTAGCGTGATTGATACGGTGGATCAGGACGAGGTATTGGGCCCACTGGTGCTGGACGCGCTGCACAAGACTGGGCATAGCCGCTTTCCGGTGACCAAGGGCGATATTGATCATGTGGTAGGGGTGCTATACATTCAGGATTTATTGACAATTAACCGTTCGTCGACGAGCAAGCGGGCACGAACCGTCATGGAGAAAAAGGTGTATTATATCCGCGAGGATCAGACATTGCAGCACGCGCTGGCGGCGTTTTTGCGAGTGCGGCATCACTTGTTCATCGTGGTGAATGAGTTTCGCGAGACGGTTGGTATCGTCAGCCTGGAGGATGTGATTGAGCGGATGCTGGGGCATAAGATCATTGACGAGTTTGATGCGCACGAGGATCTGCGGCGGGTGGCGCAGCGTAATCCACGCCATAACAATCGGACAAAACATGCCCGTGACGTCGCATAA
- a CDS encoding magnesium transporter CorA family protein, with the protein MTVGYFERRCMGDSLGRTHQFHRGVWAHVSGTLCPSELAEQFGLDENIVRDAADLRELPRMEYSGGIEYVFVRLPLVRDDTVKTAPLLAAVSKTQFVTINPANNFSPQAAEPFLTTTTDKPGALLAATIACAVAAYEQQIHDLASNIAAARHRLSRHEVKNADFIEFVAIEDSLNEFHSSLEGLASVLGQLALNRRGLFTVRDLEALGDLVLHVKQLLVMVAANSQTITSIQNAYSTIANNVLNQRMKVLTAITILLAIPNVFYGMYGMNITLPFQGEAWAYPVITGFTVLLIGIVYIFAKRLRLF; encoded by the coding sequence ATGACGGTGGGCTACTTTGAGCGGCGATGTATGGGTGATTCGTTGGGGCGAACGCATCAGTTTCATCGTGGCGTGTGGGCGCATGTCAGCGGCACGCTATGTCCAAGCGAACTCGCCGAGCAGTTTGGTCTCGATGAAAATATCGTCCGTGACGCGGCCGATCTGCGCGAGCTGCCGCGGATGGAATATAGTGGCGGTATTGAGTATGTTTTTGTACGGCTGCCGCTGGTTCGGGATGATACGGTCAAGACTGCGCCGCTACTGGCTGCGGTATCAAAAACCCAGTTTGTAACGATTAATCCTGCCAATAATTTCTCGCCGCAAGCCGCCGAGCCATTCCTCACGACCACGACCGACAAGCCTGGTGCGCTCCTCGCAGCAACTATCGCCTGTGCGGTGGCTGCGTATGAGCAGCAGATCCATGACCTCGCTAGTAATATCGCTGCCGCTAGGCACCGGCTGTCGCGCCACGAGGTGAAAAACGCTGACTTCATCGAGTTTGTGGCCATCGAAGATAGCCTCAATGAATTTCATTCGAGCCTCGAGGGCTTAGCGAGCGTGCTCGGCCAATTAGCGCTTAATCGCCGCGGTCTATTCACAGTGCGCGACCTTGAGGCGCTGGGTGATCTGGTGCTGCACGTCAAGCAATTACTGGTCATGGTTGCCGCCAACAGCCAGACCATCACCAGCATCCAGAACGCCTATTCAACCATTGCCAATAATGTCCTCAACCAGCGGATGAAAGTCTTGACCGCCATCACCATTCTCCTAGCGATCCCGAATGTGTTTTATGGTATGTATGGCATGAATATTACCTTGCCGTTTCAGGGCGAGGCGTGGGCCTATCCGGTGATTACCGGGTTTACGGTGCTGCTCATCGGCATTGTATATATCTTCGCCAAGCGGCTGCGCTTGTTTTGA
- a CDS encoding dihydrolipoyl dehydrogenase family protein → MAQKPTFDYDVIVIGSGAGGSPAATVLARAGKKVAIIERGTFGGESPNWGDIPTGALLYTADVYHEAKTAAKFGLRTSTVGYNYPSLLAWKDTAIKRTGTGGNRSYYEKQGISVFTGSAHFLSPNEITVNRRHLSARKFLIASGSTWRDDHIPGLDEVAHHTPQTILSLKRPPKTLFVVGSGTTAMELAYLFSTFGSKVYVAETAGRILPEFDQEVGELIAADAKAQRGMNILTQTKLVAVQKDGIAKRVTYARGGQQHSVRVDEILIADDRLPTTDIGLENAGVAYTEHGIQVSEAMQTSARHIFAAGSVVDLQAQTHTILSHSRTAAHNLLHRNFIALDDTPRLTIAFTDPQIARTGLDEDDCLRRDLKVSIALAPLTLTARSNITDRRSGFVKLISDKKGVLLGATIVAPGASDLMTGLSLAIRHGLTAKQLMSTPNCFVAWSEAVRIAAGKLAAD, encoded by the coding sequence ATGGCACAAAAACCAACTTTTGACTATGATGTAATTGTTATCGGCAGCGGCGCTGGCGGTTCACCAGCCGCAACTGTCTTGGCGCGCGCTGGCAAGAAAGTCGCCATCATTGAGCGCGGTACCTTTGGCGGCGAATCCCCAAACTGGGGCGACATTCCGACTGGCGCCCTACTCTATACCGCTGACGTCTATCACGAGGCCAAAACAGCGGCCAAGTTCGGCCTGCGCACCAGCACAGTTGGCTATAATTATCCGTCGCTGCTCGCCTGGAAAGACACCGCCATCAAGCGCACCGGCACCGGCGGCAACCGCAGTTACTACGAAAAACAAGGCATCAGCGTCTTTACCGGCAGCGCCCACTTTCTCAGTCCCAACGAGATCACCGTCAATCGCCGCCACTTATCAGCGCGCAAATTCCTGATCGCTAGCGGCTCAACCTGGCGCGATGATCACATCCCGGGCCTCGACGAAGTGGCCCATCACACGCCGCAAACCATCCTCTCGCTCAAACGCCCGCCCAAAACACTGTTCGTTGTCGGCTCTGGCACGACAGCGATGGAGCTGGCGTATTTGTTCTCGACCTTTGGCAGCAAGGTATATGTCGCTGAGACCGCTGGGCGTATCTTGCCTGAGTTTGACCAAGAAGTTGGCGAGCTGATCGCCGCTGATGCCAAGGCACAACGTGGCATGAACATCCTCACTCAGACAAAGCTGGTCGCTGTCCAGAAAGACGGCATCGCAAAGCGCGTCACCTACGCTCGTGGCGGCCAGCAGCATTCAGTGCGTGTTGATGAAATCCTCATCGCCGACGACCGCCTACCGACGACCGACATTGGCCTAGAAAATGCGGGCGTGGCATATACCGAACATGGCATTCAAGTCAGCGAAGCGATGCAAACTTCGGCGCGACACATCTTTGCGGCCGGTAGTGTCGTCGACCTTCAGGCGCAGACACACACCATCCTCAGCCATAGCCGCACCGCTGCACACAACCTGTTACACCGTAATTTTATTGCACTTGACGATACGCCGCGCTTGACGATCGCTTTCACCGACCCGCAGATAGCCCGGACGGGACTGGACGAGGACGACTGTCTGCGCCGCGATTTGAAAGTAAGTATTGCCCTTGCGCCACTGACCTTGACCGCTCGCAGCAACATCACCGACCGACGCAGTGGGTTCGTCAAATTGATCAGCGACAAAAAAGGCGTCCTGCTCGGCGCCACCATCGTTGCACCGGGCGCTAGCGACTTGATGACCGGCCTCAGCCTCGCCATCCGCCACGGCCTGACCGCCAAACAACTGATGAGCACACCAAACTGCTTCGTTGCCTGGTCAGAGGCCGTGCGCATTGCGGCGGGGAAATTGGCAGCTGATTAG
- a CDS encoding 2'-5' RNA ligase family protein, translating into MRAAETAYPVEKHMASVSLVFDDKQNAYLRELSEKMNLDFGEFIPHVTLINVTEQDMPRLKSAAVALPVLDKLVLDGVNFLPDEAGNCVWVELRTQKNAWMAEARQQLLAALDGIHPGLDVDGFRPHITLGCVEAGTLDDVNMSAIPGQLPVITEPRAAACYNGVHGKVVEVVE; encoded by the coding sequence ATGCGCGCAGCAGAAACCGCATATCCAGTCGAAAAACATATGGCATCAGTCAGCCTCGTCTTTGATGATAAGCAGAATGCGTATCTTCGAGAGCTGTCAGAAAAAATGAATCTTGACTTTGGTGAGTTTATCCCACACGTGACACTGATTAACGTGACCGAGCAGGACATGCCACGCCTCAAGTCGGCCGCTGTGGCACTACCTGTCCTCGATAAGTTGGTGCTTGACGGTGTTAATTTCTTACCAGACGAGGCTGGTAACTGTGTTTGGGTTGAGCTACGCACGCAGAAAAATGCCTGGATGGCTGAGGCGCGTCAGCAATTGCTCGCAGCGCTGGATGGTATTCACCCAGGGCTGGATGTTGATGGGTTCCGCCCGCACATCACGCTTGGTTGCGTCGAGGCCGGTACGCTGGACGACGTTAATATGAGCGCTATTCCAGGGCAACTACCGGTCATCACCGAGCCGCGTGCTGCTGCTTGCTACAACGGCGTGCATGGTAAGGTTGTCGAAGTAGTCGAGTAG
- a CDS encoding DsbA family protein produces the protein MNGKTWAIFAIVVAAVVGGMIYLSTQNRLNVSDISRDAALRVMPAEARTGDIGEHTIGNTNGKVVMIEYGDYQCPGCRTAAPEAKRVAEKYKDHVALVFRNYPIPSLHPNARAAAAVAEAAGLQGKFWEMHDLLYTNQGAWSNARAKERTDVFSGYAKQLGLNVDKFNADLASGAVTKKIDFDVAVGRQLQIDGTPTFFINGNKLNLGDASSIENAVKDALKKAGVAVDKAKS, from the coding sequence ATGAACGGAAAAACCTGGGCTATCTTTGCAATCGTTGTCGCGGCTGTCGTCGGCGGTATGATTTATCTGTCAACACAGAATCGCTTGAATGTCAGTGATATCTCGCGCGACGCCGCCCTGCGCGTTATGCCGGCCGAAGCACGCACTGGCGACATCGGTGAGCACACTATCGGCAACACTAATGGCAAAGTTGTGATGATTGAATACGGTGACTACCAGTGCCCGGGCTGCCGCACTGCCGCACCAGAAGCCAAGCGCGTAGCCGAGAAATACAAGGATCACGTCGCGCTGGTCTTTCGTAATTATCCAATCCCGTCGCTCCATCCAAACGCCCGAGCGGCGGCGGCGGTCGCCGAGGCAGCTGGGCTGCAGGGTAAGTTCTGGGAAATGCACGATCTACTCTACACCAACCAAGGCGCATGGAGTAATGCCCGCGCCAAAGAACGCACCGACGTCTTCAGTGGCTACGCCAAGCAGCTGGGCCTGAATGTCGATAAATTCAATGCTGACCTAGCCTCCGGTGCTGTCACGAAGAAAATTGACTTTGACGTGGCGGTCGGGCGACAGTTACAAATTGATGGCACACCAACCTTTTTCATCAATGGCAACAAGCTTAACCTCGGTGACGCTAGCTCTATCGAAAACGCCGTCAAAGACGCCCTGAAAAAAGCCGGCGTCGCAGTTGATAAAGCAAAAAGCTAA
- a CDS encoding MDR family MFS transporter translates to MLHELSIRNKLIVMSAVMSALFLVALDQTIVSTALAAIVKEFNSFSSLGFIVTAYMLTTTVTVPLAGKLSDMYGRKPLLLAGVSIFTIGSLLSGLAPTVEWLIAWRALQGIGGGIITANAFTIVGDLFPPKERSKWQGLFGAVFGMSSVAGPLIGGWLTDGVSLFGMVSDWRWTFLINVPIGVIATILIIRYCPQIKHDRMHKPDYLGALFITIALATLVLAVDNTEMIFKGLIERGVSLVLIQGVLLTISVLAALGFIVIERRAKQPILPLRFFANRTYRLIMAAAGLFGAAFMGAILYLTQFNQQVFGATASQAGLMLLPMVAGSITSSITIGRLVAKTGAYKRWIVAGFGLTAVGVAVLTILQPESPYWHEAVVAVFVGLGFGAAMPILTLAVQNEFTQKDLGAATSSVQLFRGLGSTIGAAVLSGVLTAGILAHVGDPHQLPYIQSLQRSPAAQQMLSGELNADVLLRLNAQKETIAKAAAQGLKRLPAPAQAQAKQQFNQQQDEFTKVILHAFTDGLHQVFLISSGLMVVAMIAVMPVREKRLRG, encoded by the coding sequence ATGCTACACGAATTATCAATCAGAAATAAATTAATTGTCATGAGCGCGGTGATGAGCGCGCTGTTTTTGGTGGCGCTGGATCAGACGATTGTCTCGACGGCACTGGCGGCGATTGTCAAGGAGTTTAATAGCTTCTCATCGCTCGGCTTCATTGTGACCGCCTATATGTTGACCACCACAGTGACCGTACCGCTGGCTGGTAAGTTGAGCGACATGTATGGCCGCAAGCCGCTACTGCTCGCCGGAGTGAGTATCTTTACCATCGGCTCGCTACTGAGCGGCCTGGCGCCGACAGTCGAGTGGCTGATTGCGTGGCGGGCGCTGCAGGGCATCGGCGGCGGTATCATCACTGCGAACGCCTTTACCATTGTTGGCGACCTCTTTCCGCCAAAGGAACGTAGTAAATGGCAAGGACTGTTTGGTGCAGTCTTTGGGATGAGTTCAGTAGCCGGGCCGTTAATCGGTGGTTGGCTGACAGATGGTGTGTCGCTATTTGGCATGGTCAGTGATTGGCGCTGGACGTTCTTGATCAATGTGCCGATCGGGGTGATCGCTACCATACTCATCATTCGCTACTGCCCGCAGATCAAGCACGACCGCATGCACAAGCCCGATTACCTCGGTGCGCTGTTTATCACCATCGCTCTGGCGACGCTGGTGCTGGCGGTAGACAATACAGAGATGATCTTTAAGGGACTAATCGAGCGCGGTGTCAGCCTAGTGCTGATTCAGGGCGTGCTGCTGACGATATCAGTACTGGCGGCGCTGGGCTTTATTGTGATTGAGCGGCGAGCCAAACAGCCGATTCTGCCACTACGGTTCTTTGCCAATCGGACATATCGTTTGATCATGGCGGCGGCTGGCTTGTTTGGCGCGGCCTTTATGGGGGCAATTTTGTATCTAACACAGTTCAATCAGCAGGTGTTTGGCGCCACTGCCTCGCAGGCTGGGCTGATGCTGCTACCGATGGTAGCAGGCAGTATAACAAGCTCGATAACTATCGGTCGGCTGGTTGCTAAAACCGGTGCATATAAACGCTGGATAGTGGCCGGTTTTGGGCTAACGGCGGTCGGTGTCGCCGTGCTAACAATTCTACAGCCAGAATCGCCATATTGGCACGAAGCTGTCGTGGCGGTATTTGTTGGGCTTGGATTCGGCGCGGCGATGCCGATCTTGACCTTGGCGGTGCAGAATGAGTTTACGCAAAAAGACCTCGGTGCGGCGACCTCCAGTGTGCAGCTATTTCGTGGGCTGGGCTCGACAATTGGTGCGGCAGTGTTATCGGGCGTACTGACCGCTGGCATCCTAGCGCATGTTGGCGATCCGCATCAGCTGCCATATATTCAGAGTTTACAGCGCTCACCGGCTGCGCAGCAGATGCTGTCCGGTGAGCTGAACGCTGACGTACTGCTGCGGCTGAATGCCCAAAAAGAGACAATCGCCAAGGCGGCAGCTCAAGGGCTTAAGCGGCTACCAGCACCGGCCCAGGCCCAGGCAAAACAGCAGTTCAACCAGCAGCAGGATGAATTTACTAAAGTCATCCTCCATGCGTTTACCGATGGGCTGCATCAGGTATTCCTGATCAGTTCGGGGCTGATGGTTGTTGCGATGATTGCGGTAATGCCGGTCAGGGAAAAGCGACTGCGCGGCTAA
- a CDS encoding type II secretion system protein, producing MKRQAGFTVIEVLVAIIFLGVATAVAFTQLVTIQREHQNDRKKTAINAMHYSLEEAYYKQHGSYPEKITDETLPTMDKELLTDPSGKKLGDNGSAYRYEPTNCQSGKCKSYSLRAMLDGEADFVKDSRHK from the coding sequence ATGAAACGACAAGCAGGCTTTACGGTGATTGAGGTGCTGGTAGCAATTATATTTCTCGGCGTAGCCACAGCGGTGGCCTTCACCCAGCTGGTGACGATTCAACGCGAGCATCAAAACGACCGGAAAAAAACCGCCATTAACGCCATGCATTACAGCCTCGAAGAAGCCTATTACAAGCAGCACGGCTCCTATCCGGAAAAAATTACCGACGAGACACTACCGACCATGGATAAGGAGCTACTCACAGATCCGAGTGGTAAAAAGCTGGGCGATAATGGCAGCGCCTATCGCTACGAGCCGACTAATTGCCAAAGCGGTAAATGCAAATCATATTCGCTCAGGGCCATGCTTGATGGCGAGGCAGATTTCGTCAAAGACAGCCGCCACAAATAA
- the recA gene encoding recombinase RecA, producing the protein MDDGKLKALGLAMDQITKQFGDGSIMKLGEAHKVDVEVIPSGSLSLDLALGGGYPKGRIIEIYGPESSGKTTLTLHAIAEIQKQGGTAAFIDAEHALDPAYAKRLGVDTENLLVSQPDNGEQALEITETLVRSNAVDLIVVDSVAALTPQAEIDGDMGDSHMGLQARLMSQALRKLTGIINKSKATVIFINQIRMKIGVMFGNPETTTGGNALKFYASQRVDIRRIGQIKVGDDILGNRTKIKVVKNKIAPPFRIAEFDIMYNEGISKTGDILDLAATHGIVEKSGAFYKYNGETIGQGRDKTKLYLKEHPEVLAEVDQKVREKVKEGEN; encoded by the coding sequence ATTGATGATGGGAAATTGAAAGCGCTGGGTCTGGCAATGGATCAGATCACCAAGCAGTTTGGTGACGGGTCAATCATGAAGCTCGGCGAGGCGCACAAAGTTGATGTTGAAGTGATCCCATCGGGTTCGCTGAGCCTCGATTTGGCGCTGGGTGGCGGTTACCCGAAGGGGCGCATCATTGAGATTTACGGTCCGGAGAGTTCGGGTAAGACAACTTTGACATTGCACGCCATCGCCGAAATCCAAAAGCAGGGCGGTACGGCAGCGTTCATCGATGCTGAGCACGCGCTCGACCCGGCCTACGCCAAGCGCCTAGGCGTGGATACCGAAAATCTGTTGGTATCGCAGCCAGACAACGGTGAGCAGGCGCTGGAAATTACTGAAACCTTGGTACGCTCAAACGCGGTGGATCTGATTGTGGTTGACTCGGTGGCGGCGCTGACGCCGCAAGCGGAAATTGACGGTGATATGGGTGATTCGCACATGGGGTTGCAGGCACGGCTGATGAGCCAGGCGCTGCGTAAATTGACTGGTATCATCAACAAATCGAAAGCCACGGTGATTTTCATTAACCAAATTCGCATGAAAATTGGTGTGATGTTTGGTAATCCTGAGACCACGACGGGCGGTAACGCGCTGAAGTTTTACGCTTCGCAGCGGGTGGATATTCGCCGGATTGGGCAGATCAAGGTTGGTGACGATATCCTCGGTAACCGCACCAAGATCAAGGTGGTGAAAAATAAGATTGCGCCGCCATTTCGCATCGCTGAGTTTGACATTATGTATAACGAAGGCATTAGTAAAACTGGTGATATTCTGGATTTGGCAGCCACGCACGGCATTGTTGAAAAATCTGGCGCCTTTTACAAATATAACGGCGAGACCATTGGTCAAGGCCGTGATAAAACTAAGTTGTATCTGAAAGAACATCCTGAGGTTCTGGCGGAAGTTGACCAGAAGGTTCGGGAGAAAGTAAAAGAAGGAGAAAACTAA
- a CDS encoding PH domain-containing protein, whose protein sequence is MNPNQTNPEPDYTQPVAYDSDGRPLYHHPPAAATPPPVTTAPPIEPQPTSHVTIQPEMIEGQNFNPQIRAQYANEPNVVHAARPLEPIVPAVSPETKARHDQSVRDYPQLNLSEGEYVILDIKRHPIGMVIPTAITLLLVVVLLVFAASFSSLTANIPLFPAVNPGAVLGIALLLVALVVLGGAITLWVYLQNHFFMTNESVIQEIQQSLFVRHEQTVSLGSIEDASFFQAGIAQTIFNYGTIRLSTEGEETTYIFHYVANPKHQVAILNNAIEAFKNGRPVCYD, encoded by the coding sequence ATGAATCCGAACCAGACTAACCCTGAGCCTGACTATACCCAGCCGGTTGCTTATGATTCTGACGGTCGGCCGTTGTATCATCATCCGCCGGCTGCCGCGACACCGCCACCGGTGACGACCGCGCCACCGATTGAGCCACAGCCAACCTCGCACGTTACCATCCAGCCAGAGATGATCGAGGGGCAAAACTTCAATCCACAGATTCGTGCCCAATACGCTAACGAACCAAATGTTGTTCATGCGGCGCGGCCGCTTGAGCCGATCGTTCCCGCAGTCAGCCCAGAGACTAAGGCGCGCCACGACCAGTCCGTTCGTGACTATCCGCAGCTCAATCTCAGCGAGGGCGAGTATGTCATCCTCGACATCAAGCGCCACCCGATCGGCATGGTTATCCCGACGGCCATCACCCTCCTGTTGGTCGTGGTGCTACTGGTATTTGCGGCCTCGTTCTCGTCGCTCACCGCTAATATTCCGCTGTTTCCGGCGGTGAATCCGGGGGCAGTGCTGGGTATTGCGCTGCTGCTCGTTGCCTTGGTGGTGCTTGGCGGCGCGATCACCCTGTGGGTGTATTTACAGAATCATTTTTTCATGACGAATGAAAGCGTCATCCAGGAAATCCAACAGAGCCTCTTCGTTCGGCACGAGCAGACAGTTAGCCTCGGTAGTATCGAGGACGCTAGCTTTTTCCAGGCTGGCATCGCCCAGACGATCTTTAACTACGGCACCATTCGCCTCAGTACTGAGGGTGAGGAGACGACTTATATTTTTCATTACGTGGCCAACCCCAAGCACCAGGTTGCCATCCTCAACAACGCCATTGAGGCCTTCAAAAACGGCCGGCCAGTCTGTTACGATTAG
- a CDS encoding regulatory protein RecX yields MKITDISLQTRDNNRVNVSVDGKYRFSLDVFQVGELGLKVGREYTDDELTALEDESQFGKLYARAMEYCLMRPRSVKELRDYLWRKTRPTKKRSPKTGKITERPGVKPEITERVLARLIEKQYLDDEKFARFWLEHRFMQKGTSVRRLKLELAQKGIDRETIEQLISENIRSDDEELQKIIAKKRHKYAGDQQKFMAYLARQGFSYDDIRVALGGKSDE; encoded by the coding sequence ATGAAAATCACTGACATCTCTCTCCAAACTCGCGATAACAACCGCGTTAACGTGAGTGTTGATGGCAAATACCGCTTTAGCCTCGATGTCTTTCAGGTGGGCGAGCTCGGACTGAAGGTCGGGCGCGAATATACCGACGACGAATTGACAGCGCTAGAGGACGAGAGCCAGTTTGGTAAGTTGTACGCCCGGGCTATGGAGTATTGCTTGATGCGGCCGCGCTCGGTTAAAGAGCTGCGCGATTATCTGTGGCGTAAAACCAGGCCGACTAAGAAACGCTCGCCAAAGACTGGCAAAATTACTGAGCGTCCGGGTGTGAAGCCGGAAATTACCGAGCGGGTGCTGGCGCGGCTGATCGAGAAACAGTACCTCGACGATGAGAAGTTTGCCCGCTTTTGGTTGGAACATCGATTTATGCAAAAGGGCACTAGTGTTAGGCGGCTAAAATTAGAGTTAGCGCAAAAGGGGATTGACCGCGAGACGATAGAGCAACTAATCAGCGAAAATATCCGCTCTGATGACGAGGAACTGCAAAAAATTATCGCTAAAAAACGCCACAAATACGCTGGCGATCAGCAGAAATTTATGGCTTATCTAGCCCGTCAAGGATTTTCGTATGACGATATCCGGGTGGCGCTTGGTGGCAAGTCTGACGAATAG